In the genome of Primulina eburnea isolate SZY01 chromosome 13, ASM2296580v1, whole genome shotgun sequence, the window CATATACGGAAACTATCTATCCTATTCTCCCCTCTGAAGAATGGAACATACCTGCTGACATTGATTCTCTGATTGTACTACCTCCTAAGGTTAGAGTTAACAAAGGGAGAACAAAGAAAATAGGATTCCTTCCGTTGGTGAATTTAAAAGTAGAAAGAAGAAATCAATAGTTTAATAtatgtatttaattttttaattattattaagttGATATTTTGGAACTTACACGTTCATATTTTTCATTTGTTTCAATGACATGTTTCTTTGACATTTGAGCTAATCGAGAAGAACATACATGCTGGaagttgttattttttttttaatttctttggtatttttggcatataattattaaataagtcACCAAATACTTCATTGcatcctaatttttttttttttctcaatttaaataaaaacttgAAAATGAAAATTATCTTATACGTTTTGTAAGGTATATCGTAAACAAAAGAACAAAACATCATTTGTGATTCTATCCGTtttttttcaaaacatatctactgatatttgtaattttttcaaattttaaaaagaagCATTCGTTTCTTATTAGATTTGTatcaaaatgatttttttttatagtatttatgtgaaaatgataaagaaataacaataacttaattaaaaaaataaagtcataTATCTTTTATTGGATTTATGTGGAAGGGCAAAGAAGTAACaactatttaattaaaaaaagtgGTTATATATCTAACTGACGATCAAATTgagattatatttttaaataacttCCCAGTAAAGAGAAATAATAAAACCTCGCCAAATTCGCATATCGTTATCCAGCGAGCGGTCACCTTTGGACACTGGGACGAGGTCGCTTACCTTCATTTTACTTGTCAAAACTCCAGATTTTCTTCCAGAATCAGCAACCGTTTTCCTCCGATTAATGTTGGTTCTTCATGGAATCTCCTCAGTGATCAGCGATTTTAATCGTATTTGTGCTTCGGACTTCTGATTTGATGAGTTTCCATGCCTTTGTAGGTAAAAGCAAACCAATTGTTGGTTCTTTTGGTTCCAAATTTTGTTGGCTATGTTTGTTTTACCTTTGTTTCGTTTTCGGTTCAAAATTCGTGTTTCTCTTGAACGCCTGATTTCCTTTTTGCCCATTtagtttcttttatttttcagtatTTTTAATTAGCATAATTTATGTACATTTCGatttgttgatatgaatataGCTTCATTTGTTTCTTTTTGTGTGTAAATAATAATGACTATGCGTCTGTCATCCAATATTTGAAGGACATTCCTGTTTTGCAGATATTGTTATTTCGCAACCTTGCACTTGTTTCCACAACAATATATTCACATTTACTTCCGAAAGAAGCTTTCACAGTAAATCAGTAATAGACAATGATAGGCGATTGGCATCTTCGTTTTCTTGGAAAAGTATTACTAGCACTAAGAAAGTGGGTAAGAACATTAACTTTGGGAGAATTGAGGTACGCGGAAGTGGGCTGATTATTAAGGCTGTTGCTACCCTTGAGATAACCAATATAGCTTGCAAAAATGAAGAGTTGAAACGGTACCGGAACACGTTAAGGATGAATATTGATTCAGTAAGGTCAAATGCTTATGTGTGTGAACCCCAATCTTCTGGAGAAGACTCTACTGGGGTGGACGAGAGAAAGAGGCGGAGACGGAGTATAATTTCCAAAGCAAACAAAGGGAACACTCCTTGGAACAAAGGCAAGAAGCACAGTCCAGGTACTGATTGCCAGGCCCTGTAAATGTCTAAAATATtagttgcatatttttttggagTTTTTAGGCACTGATTGATAGCTCCTATAAATGTCTAAAATATTAGTTCCATATTTTTGTGGAGTTTTCATTATTTAACAATGTTTTTAATGTTTGCAGAAACCCTTCAGAGGATCAAAGAGAGAACCAGGATTGCCATGCAAGATCCCAAGGTGATGTCATTTTGGGAACAAAGTATTTGCTACACGAAATTTCCTGAACAAAGAATTTTGATTATGGAATTTAAACAATGCAAATCTTTATAGTTAATTTACATTGGTTTTCCTGAATATATCTGTTTTGAAGTCCTTGTTCAATTCTAAAAGTTTCATCCCTGCCCTTGTGTTGATATGTTGAGCAAATTGTGTGTAGTTTTGTTGATGACCCTTTGTaatataatatgatttttttctaTAACTTGTGCAATTAATTACATTCTTCGTAAAGTCAACATGTCACCGTCAACCTTCAGTTCATGTTTACGCTTTGAAACTGTAAATAGCTGATGGTTTTTGGTACGCAGGTTAAAATGAAGCTGGTTAATTCGGGACACGCGCAAAGGTGAATAACTTCTTCAATTtgctttaatatttttttcaactcTAGCGTTTAGCAACTGCTCTTCTGTTGAATTATAAATCTGGAAGTTGTACAATAAAAGAGAGTAGTAGCTCATTCAATGGAAATAACTATATGAATAGGTGGTTGGATTTAAAGCATCTATACCTTGTCTCCTCTTTTACCCGTCCTAAGTATGACTGAAAGATCTCCGATCCTTGTTTTTTTCTTTGAACTGTCAGTTGAAACACTACCTGCTTGGCGTGGTTAgatgaatttttataattttagatTATTATATGTGAAAAAGAATAAATTGGTGTTATGACTGTAAGATAAATAGGTGCTAACTATCAATGAATCTAAATAATAGCTTATTTGTTGTTTTCCAGTTGTTAGTGCACCCTTTTTTTTACAGCATGTTGTTTCCTTCTTCTGTCTGCACAGTGAAGAAACTAGGATAAAAATTGGAGTGGGTGTTCGACTTGATTGGGAAAGACGGCGTGAAAAATTGATGCTGCAGGAGACATGCTACAATGAGTGGAAAATGTTAATTGCAGCAGCTTCCAGAAAAGGCCTTCTTGGTGAGGAAGGATTGCAATGGGATTCATATAAGATTTTGAATAAACAGCATGAGAAAGAATGGCACCAAAGTGTTGAACTTAGAAAAATTATGTCGAGACCCAAAGGAAGCAAAAGGGCCCCCAAGTCAGCTGAGCAGAAGAGGAAGACAGCTGCAGCCATCGCTGCAAAGTGGGCAGATCCTGTAAGAGCTTATTTTCATCCTTGAACAAAATATTTCCTGTTTTCAAGTCTTATTAATAATATGATGTCTTCTCGTCTATAAAACTGACTTTTTGGTATCTTAATCTTGTAACCAGTTTAGTGTGAAGATGAAAAT includes:
- the LOC140809560 gene encoding uncharacterized protein is translated as MSFHAFVDIVISQPCTCFHNNIFTFTSERSFHSKSVIDNDRRLASSFSWKSITSTKKVGKNINFGRIEVRGSGLIIKAVATLEITNIACKNEELKRYRNTLRMNIDSVRSNAYVCEPQSSGEDSTGVDERKRRRRSIISKANKGNTPWNKGKKHSPETLQRIKERTRIAMQDPKVKMKLVNSGHAQSEETRIKIGVGVRLDWERRREKLMLQETCYNEWKMLIAAASRKGLLGEEGLQWDSYKILNKQHEKEWHQSVELRKIMSRPKGSKRAPKSAEQKRKTAAAIAAKWADPETCYYEWKKLIAAASRKGLLGEEELQWDSYKILNKQHEKEWHQSVELRKIMSRPKGSKRAPKSAEQKRKIAAAIAAKWADPQYRDRVCYGLAKYHGIPEGVERNPRKKPSIDGQTRKTSTRKKIESDDLAKH